The genomic segment CAAGGGTTTCCCTCAATAGCTTCTCACCATAGCTCTGGAGGCTCCTCAGATATTCTAGAACATTATCCATACCGATTCTCATGAGGTATCTAGCAGCCTCTCCAAGCCCTATGAAACCCTCTATATTTGGTGTCCCGGCAACATATCTCCAAGGCATTGCCTCGAACTCCACCTCCAGGGTCTCGGGATCTAGCCTTGTGATCATCCCACTCCCAGCCTTGCCAGGCTCTAACATCTCGCCAAGGTCTCTCCTCATATATAGCACACCGGTTCCTGAGGGGCCGAACATCTTGTGACCGCTAAATACGCCTGCGTCTAATCCCAGATCCTTTACATCTACCTTCATATGGGAGACACTCTGAGCCAGATCCCCTATACATATAGCCCCTTCTCGAGATGCTATAGAGCATATATCCCTCAGAGGGTTTATCACACCATTCACATTGCTCACGTGAACAGCGACCACTACTCTAACCCTTCCCCTTGCATTTGATAGGATCTCCTCGAGGGATTCTAGCCTCGCAGCCCCATATCTATCCACATCGATCCATAGGATCTTGCAGCCCCTCAACCTGCACACATATCTCCAGGGCATTATAGTGCTGTGATGCTCAGCCCTTGTAAGTGCTATATAATCTCCCTCCCCAATTGCTGGGGCTAGGGATAGAGCTAATATGTTCATGGCATCTGTTGAGTTGAAAGCCGGTATCACCTCATCAACATCGGAGTTTATAAGCTTCGATATGGATTCGAGGGACTCCTCGAAGAGCCTTGTAGCATCTATTGTAAGGCTATACACGCCCCTTCTAACAGTTGCATAGCCCTTCTCATAGAAGTTCTTCACAGCCTCTATAACAGGCCTAGGCTTGGGTGTTGTAGCGTTGTTATCGAGATAGATATATCCCCTCTCCTCTAGATACTTGATCTCGGGAAAGTCCTCCCTAACCCTTCTAGGATCCAACACAAATTGCGACCACCACTACGCCTTCTACATCAACCCTTATAAATATACAGCTTCTTCGTGATGTTAGACTATTTTATGTAACTGTATTATGTAGATCTATACTTTTTAGCTGTTGACCTGATTTTCATTAGTGATATCTATGGGATGGCTTGAAGATCTTAGATCTAGGATTGAGATCACATCTAAGAAGATCTATCTTGACAACGCTGGTGCAGGACCCCTTTCAAGAGATGTAATTGAATCTATAAGATCTTTCCTAGAGCTTTGGAGCAGGGAGGGAGAGCCTTGGGATGAGGCTCTAGATCATATAGTTGATGCTAGGAAGGAGTTTGCATCCTTCATAGGTGCTGACTATAGATATGTTGCAGCTGTACCAGGTGTTACATATGGGTTGAACTCCCTCCTCTCCTCCCTTAAAATCAGGCCAGGCTCTAACGCTGTTGCGAGCCCTCTTAACTTCCCAACAGGGATCATATCTCTCCAAGCAATGAGATCATCGGGGCTTCTCAGAGAGGTAAGGCTTGCAAGGCCTAGAGGAGGTTATGTCCCTCTTGAGGAGTATGAAAGGCTTATAGATGATAACACAGCGATCGTCTTAGTAGACCATGTATCTTGGATAACCGGGTATAGAGAAAGGGTTGGGGAGATCTCTGAGATAGCTCATAGAAGGGGTGCTATTGTGATAGTAGATGCCTTCCACAGCGTCGGGGTTATAGAGGTTGATGTTAAGAAAGAGGGTATAGACGCCCTCCTATGCGGATCTTATAAGTGGTTGATGGGGCCCCACGGAGCTGGCTTTGTATATGTTTCAAATCAGCTTCTAGAGGATCTAGAGCCGAGGTTCTCGGGGTGGATGGGTATAGAGGATTCCGTGCTCGCGAGAAAGCAGAGGGGAGAAAGACTTTTCGAAAGACCATTCAACATAGAGGAATTTAAACCTGCTAGGGATGCGACAAAACTCGAGTGGGGAACATGGCCGGTAATAGCTTTTGAAGGGGTTCTAGCATCTATGAGGCTTCTGAAGAGGTTTGAAGCACCACATAGATATTCCACCCATACCTCAAGGCTTGTAGAAAGGCTTGCAGAAGGGCTTAAAGAGCTGGGGCTAAGGATAACAACTCCCCTTGATAGAAGCGCTGCTATAATAACATTCGAATATAGAGATCCATATACCCTTGCGGAAATGCTGAGAAGAGATGGAATAGTAGTTTCCCCAAGACCAGGGATAATAAGGGTATCACCCCATGTCTACAACACCATTGAGGAGATAGAAACATTCATAGAGGCTGTGAAGAGATATATAACCCCTTCCCAGCGCTGAAGGACAGGATTTCTGTTAGGGTCTTAAGCGTTTATCTAGGGATTTTAAGAGCGCTTAAATAGTGCCGAGCTAATACCTCCCTAAAAGGGCTTTAATAATCATTTATGAACCTTAGGTATTATTCGCTGGCCTCAGATGATTTTGAGGTCTTAGATAGAACCTTATCTTTCCATCTAGGTAGTCCCTTATAATCTCTCTCGCAGCTTCCTCTACATTGGGCTCCCCTCCCCTCATGATCCATCCCCTTTTAACTGCTAAAACCCTAAGAATTTCTATGGGGTCTCCTGAGATTCCATATGCATCACTTATTGATCCTGGGTTTCTATCTTCTATTCTCATAATCAGATCTATAGCTACTTTCACAGGATTCTCGATTCTCTCAGGAGGTCTTAGTCTTATGGTCATCTCAAGGGGATCTGCGTCTATTGGGAGAGCCCCAGGTGTGTCTAGTATATAGATATCATATATCCTGTGGAGCTGGACACCCCTGGTATAGCCTGGGGTTCCTGGATACCTGCTTGTTGTTGCAGAGCTTCTACCCTTGATCATGTTTATCAAGCTTGACTTACCCACCTTAGGGGCTCCGAAGAACGATGCTATAGATCCCTTATCAATGCTCTTTAAGATCCTCTTCAACATAGTTATATCCCTTTTAGAGGCACTTGTTGCTATACATTCAAAGCCTTTATCCATATAATATGAGATCCACTCTGCTATAACCTCTTTAGGGACGAGATCTGATTTGTTTAAAACTATTACAAGTCGCTTACCATTTTTAAGGGCTGTATTTTCAAGAAACCTGTTTCTCAGGTACTCAGGTACCCTGGCATCGAGTATTTCGAAAACTACGT from the Sulfolobales archaeon genome contains:
- a CDS encoding aminotransferase class V-fold PLP-dependent enzyme, which encodes MLDPRRVREDFPEIKYLEERGYIYLDNNATTPKPRPVIEAVKNFYEKGYATVRRGVYSLTIDATRLFEESLESISKLINSDVDEVIPAFNSTDAMNILALSLAPAIGEGDYIALTRAEHHSTIMPWRYVCRLRGCKILWIDVDRYGAARLESLEEILSNARGRVRVVVAVHVSNVNGVINPLRDICSIASREGAICIGDLAQSVSHMKVDVKDLGLDAGVFSGHKMFGPSGTGVLYMRRDLGEMLEPGKAGSGMITRLDPETLEVEFEAMPWRYVAGTPNIEGFIGLGEAARYLMRIGMDNVLEYLRSLQSYGEKLLRETL
- a CDS encoding aminotransferase class V-fold PLP-dependent enzyme — translated: MGWLEDLRSRIEITSKKIYLDNAGAGPLSRDVIESIRSFLELWSREGEPWDEALDHIVDARKEFASFIGADYRYVAAVPGVTYGLNSLLSSLKIRPGSNAVASPLNFPTGIISLQAMRSSGLLREVRLARPRGGYVPLEEYERLIDDNTAIVLVDHVSWITGYRERVGEISEIAHRRGAIVIVDAFHSVGVIEVDVKKEGIDALLCGSYKWLMGPHGAGFVYVSNQLLEDLEPRFSGWMGIEDSVLARKQRGERLFERPFNIEEFKPARDATKLEWGTWPVIAFEGVLASMRLLKRFEAPHRYSTHTSRLVERLAEGLKELGLRITTPLDRSAAIITFEYRDPYTLAEMLRRDGIVVSPRPGIIRVSPHVYNTIEEIETFIEAVKRYITPSQR
- the rsgA gene encoding GTPase RsgA encodes the protein MSPAKRILGSPLRLLTRREIVESVLASDVVFEILDARVPEYLRNRFLENTALKNGKRLVIVLNKSDLVPKEVIAEWISYYMDKGFECIATSASKRDITMLKRILKSIDKGSIASFFGAPKVGKSSLINMIKGRSSATTSRYPGTPGYTRGVQLHRIYDIYILDTPGALPIDADPLEMTIRLRPPERIENPVKVAIDLIMRIEDRNPGSISDAYGISGDPIEILRVLAVKRGWIMRGGEPNVEEAAREIIRDYLDGKIRFYLRPQNHLRPANNT